One stretch of Aquimarina sp. Aq107 DNA includes these proteins:
- a CDS encoding aspartate-semialdehyde dehydrogenase has product MKVAVVGATGLVGTVMLKVLEERNFPVTELIPVASERSIGKKISYKNQEFSVVGLATAIEMKPDVALFSAGGSTSLEWAPKFADAGITVIDNSSAWRMDPTKKLVVPEINAKDLTKEDKIIANPNCSTIQLVMALGPLHSSYKIKRAIISTYQSITGTGVKAVQQLENEYAGEKGEMAYPYPIHRNAIPHCDVFQENGYTKEEMKLVNETQKILDDRTIAVTATAIRIPVVGGHSESVNLEFENEFQENEVRQILNNTSGVTVQDNPDTNTYPMPIYAEGKNDVFVGRIRRDHSRENALNMWIVADNLRKGAATNAVQIGEYLVENNLIG; this is encoded by the coding sequence ATGAAAGTAGCTGTTGTTGGTGCCACTGGATTGGTAGGTACCGTAATGTTAAAAGTATTAGAAGAACGTAATTTTCCAGTAACAGAATTAATTCCTGTTGCTTCAGAAAGATCTATTGGAAAGAAAATATCATATAAGAATCAAGAGTTTTCTGTTGTTGGTTTAGCTACGGCTATAGAAATGAAACCTGATGTAGCTTTATTTTCTGCAGGTGGAAGTACTTCTCTAGAATGGGCTCCTAAATTTGCAGATGCTGGGATTACAGTAATCGATAATTCTTCTGCATGGAGAATGGATCCAACCAAAAAGTTAGTTGTACCAGAAATTAATGCTAAAGATTTAACTAAAGAAGATAAGATTATAGCAAACCCTAATTGTTCTACTATACAACTAGTAATGGCATTAGGGCCACTACACTCATCTTACAAGATCAAACGTGCTATTATCTCTACCTATCAATCTATTACTGGAACAGGAGTAAAAGCTGTTCAACAATTAGAAAATGAATACGCTGGAGAAAAAGGTGAAATGGCTTATCCATATCCAATCCATCGCAATGCAATTCCGCACTGTGATGTGTTCCAAGAAAATGGGTATACTAAAGAAGAGATGAAATTAGTGAACGAAACTCAGAAAATTCTTGATGATCGTACTATTGCAGTTACTGCAACAGCTATTCGTATTCCAGTTGTTGGTGGACATAGTGAAAGTGTAAATCTTGAGTTTGAAAATGAGTTTCAGGAAAATGAAGTTCGTCAAATTTTAAATAATACTTCTGGAGTTACAGTACAGGATAACCCAGATACTAATACATATCCAATGCCTATTTATGCCGAAGGGAAAAATGATGTTTTTGTAGGTAGAATTAGAAGAGATCATTCTAGAGAAAATGCATTAAACATGTGGATTGTAGCAGATAACCTTAGAAAAGGAGCCGCTACAAATGCAGTACAAATTGGAGAATATTTAGTAGAAAATAATTTAATCGGCTAA
- a CDS encoding thymidine kinase: MFLENTVNHKEQFGWIEVICGSMFSGKTEELIRRLKRAQFAKQKVEIFKPAIDVRYDDEMVVSHDANEIRSTPVPAAANIRILADTCDVVGIDEAQFFDDEIVSVCNDLANKGIRVIVAGLDMDFKGNPFGPMPALMATAEYVTKVHAVCTRTGNLAQFSYRKSKKDDLVLLGETDEYEPLSRAAYYKASLKEKVKQIEVTDPKELSKNSKKSDE, translated from the coding sequence ATGTTTCTCGAAAATACAGTAAATCATAAAGAGCAATTTGGCTGGATAGAAGTTATCTGTGGTTCGATGTTTTCGGGAAAGACCGAAGAATTGATTCGTAGATTAAAACGTGCGCAATTTGCTAAACAAAAAGTTGAAATTTTTAAACCAGCTATCGATGTCCGATATGATGATGAGATGGTGGTTTCTCATGATGCAAACGAAATTCGTTCTACTCCTGTTCCTGCAGCAGCAAATATTAGAATTTTGGCTGATACTTGTGATGTAGTAGGTATTGATGAAGCACAATTTTTTGATGATGAAATCGTAAGTGTTTGTAATGACTTAGCCAATAAAGGTATTCGAGTTATTGTGGCAGGCTTAGATATGGATTTTAAAGGAAATCCTTTTGGACCTATGCCAGCTCTTATGGCTACTGCAGAATATGTAACCAAAGTTCATGCAGTATGCACCAGAACTGGTAATCTTGCCCAATTTAGTTATAGAAAATCTAAAAAAGATGACTTGGTATTACTGGGTGAAACAGATGAGTACGAACCTTTAAGTCGCGCTGCTTACTATAAAGCTTCTCTAAAAGAAAAAGTAAAACAAATAGAGGTTACCGATCCTAAAGAATTATCCAAAAATTCTAAAAAATCTGATGAGTAA
- a CDS encoding Ig-like domain-containing protein, with protein MKRKLFILKFLALLFVVNISIAQQPSPTNSSKANVEDTGCTGQDTFDQGVRIVPNANSWKDSYQANGFCFCKSSFDHGVGNFKIDINGQGRNIKDICDELKKHPSYRDLANGDPRYNTIQCGNEPGHDDAITIQGKRIKDEKVCPGRVDQGSQGCQCKGPKFDMDWLSSRPRFGGDGDGDNNGPNTSFTTPSNNASFSAPATIEAIVTATDSDGVSNVRLYLNDSFIRQENVSPYTWNNNNQDNALKNLGEGNYTLRAEATDSKGAKTTKTISFTVGDDNGTDDFVTILGQTINKYVSSEGGTRTMQANRNNAGTDEQFIMESAGNGTVSFKGSNGKYVSSENGGKPMNCNRNAVGSWEKFTLESLEGDLYAIKGNNGKYVSHENGNKAINCNRNAIGDWEKFVISGLNSNRINEIVKGSKASYSISVYPVPLTLDNASITISLPQKVSYSSIEIIDLKGNSIAKKNTGAMESGTKSISLDDMGRSMQSSGLYIIKVQLDNTIITKKIAKQ; from the coding sequence ATGAAACGTAAACTATTTATTTTAAAGTTTTTAGCACTTTTATTTGTCGTCAATATTTCAATAGCCCAACAACCAAGCCCAACCAATAGTTCTAAAGCCAACGTCGAAGATACGGGTTGTACTGGTCAAGATACTTTTGACCAAGGTGTGAGAATTGTTCCTAATGCAAATTCGTGGAAAGATAGTTATCAAGCAAATGGCTTTTGTTTTTGTAAATCCTCTTTTGATCACGGTGTTGGTAATTTCAAAATCGATATTAATGGACAAGGCAGAAATATTAAAGATATTTGTGATGAGCTTAAAAAACACCCTAGTTATAGAGATTTAGCAAACGGAGATCCTAGATATAATACAATACAATGTGGTAACGAACCTGGACATGATGACGCCATTACAATACAAGGTAAGAGAATTAAGGACGAAAAAGTATGTCCTGGCCGTGTAGACCAAGGCAGTCAAGGGTGTCAATGTAAAGGACCTAAATTCGATATGGACTGGTTAAGTTCTAGGCCTCGTTTTGGAGGTGATGGAGACGGAGACAACAATGGTCCCAACACTTCATTCACAACTCCATCAAACAATGCATCTTTTTCGGCTCCTGCAACTATAGAAGCCATTGTTACCGCAACTGACAGTGATGGCGTTAGTAACGTACGTTTATACCTTAATGATTCTTTTATCAGACAAGAAAATGTTAGCCCTTATACCTGGAATAACAATAATCAAGATAACGCCTTAAAGAATCTTGGCGAAGGAAATTATACATTAAGAGCTGAAGCAACGGATAGTAAAGGAGCTAAAACCACTAAAACGATCTCTTTTACTGTTGGAGATGATAACGGAACTGATGATTTTGTAACTATACTTGGGCAAACTATTAATAAATATGTAAGCTCTGAAGGAGGTACGCGAACCATGCAAGCTAACAGAAACAATGCTGGTACAGATGAACAATTTATTATGGAATCCGCAGGAAACGGAACAGTGAGCTTTAAAGGAAGTAATGGAAAATATGTAAGTTCAGAAAACGGAGGAAAGCCTATGAACTGTAATAGAAATGCTGTTGGGTCCTGGGAAAAATTTACTTTAGAATCTCTGGAAGGTGATCTTTATGCGATCAAAGGAAATAATGGTAAATACGTAAGTCATGAAAATGGAAACAAAGCTATTAATTGTAATAGAAATGCCATTGGTGACTGGGAAAAATTTGTAATTAGCGGTCTAAATTCAAATAGAATAAACGAAATAGTAAAAGGAAGTAAAGCATCTTATTCTATAAGTGTATATCCAGTTCCACTGACTTTAGATAATGCTAGCATTACAATCTCACTACCTCAAAAAGTCTCTTATTCTTCTATAGAAATTATAGATCTAAAAGGAAACAGTATCGCTAAGAAAAATACTGGAGCTATGGAATCTGGAACTAAATCCATCTCACTTGATGACATGGGAAGAAGTATGCAATCTAGTGGACTTTACATTATCAAAGTACAATTGGATAATACTATAATAACTAAGAAAATAGCGAAACAATAA
- a CDS encoding prolyl oligopeptidase family protein produces MKKTLLILFLLASIIGCKNETKIETAKTIIPLNYPETKKVDTVDTYFDTEVKDPYRWLEDDRSKETESWVAEQNKVTFGYLDSIPFRDQVKNRLSGLWNYEKVGSPFKEGDYTYFYKNDGLQNQYVIYRFKNEGDEPEIFLDPNTFSNDGTTSLGGVSFSKNGKLLAYSISEGGSDWRKVIVKNAETKEIIEDTLVDIKFSGMSWRGNEGFYYSSYDKPKGSELSAKTDQHKVYYHKLGTAQKEDQLIFGGTPEEKHRYISGRVTEDDKYLIISASTSTSGNKLFIKNLTSNNDKLVTILDNTESDTYVIENVGSKLYLVTNLNAPNQKIVTVDASNPTPENWKDFIPETENVLSPNTGGGYFFAEYMVDAVSKVLQYDYEGKLVRDVELPGVGSIGGFGAKKEDKELYYSFTNYKTPGSIYKYDIANGTSELYRKPKIDFNPEDYESKQVFYNSKDGTKIPMIITHKKGIELTGKNPTILYAYGGFNVSLTPSFSITNAVWMEQGGVYAVPNLRGGGEYGKKWHDAGTKMQKQNVFDDFIAAAEYLIENKYTSSEYLAIRGGSNGGLLVGATMTQRPDLMKVALPAVGVMDMLRYHTFTAGAGWAYDYGTAEDDKQMFEYLKGYSPVHNVKEGVSYPATLVTTGDHDDRVVPAHSFKFAAELQSKQKGTNPTLIRIETNAGHGAGTPVAKTIEQYADIFSFTLYNMGYEVLPEQVSDNVKG; encoded by the coding sequence ATGAAAAAAACTCTTTTAATACTATTTTTGTTAGCGTCTATCATAGGATGTAAAAATGAAACAAAAATAGAAACTGCTAAAACTATTATTCCCTTGAATTATCCAGAAACTAAAAAAGTAGATACCGTAGATACTTATTTTGACACTGAGGTTAAAGACCCTTACAGATGGCTAGAGGATGATCGTAGTAAAGAAACTGAAAGTTGGGTAGCTGAACAAAACAAAGTAACTTTTGGATATCTAGATAGTATTCCATTTAGAGATCAAGTAAAAAATCGTTTATCGGGATTATGGAATTATGAAAAAGTTGGCTCACCATTTAAAGAAGGTGATTACACCTACTTTTATAAAAATGATGGTTTACAAAATCAATATGTAATTTACAGATTCAAAAACGAAGGAGATGAACCTGAAATATTTTTAGATCCTAATACTTTTAGTAACGATGGTACAACTTCACTTGGTGGTGTTAGTTTTTCTAAAAATGGAAAACTTTTAGCTTACTCTATCTCTGAAGGTGGCAGTGATTGGAGAAAAGTCATTGTTAAAAATGCAGAGACTAAAGAGATTATAGAAGATACCCTTGTAGATATCAAATTTTCTGGAATGTCTTGGCGAGGAAATGAAGGTTTCTATTATTCCAGTTACGATAAGCCTAAAGGAAGTGAGCTTTCTGCAAAAACAGATCAGCATAAAGTATATTATCATAAACTCGGTACAGCTCAAAAAGAAGATCAACTAATTTTTGGAGGTACACCAGAAGAAAAACATCGATATATAAGTGGACGTGTAACAGAAGACGATAAATATTTAATTATCTCCGCTAGTACCTCTACTTCTGGAAATAAATTATTTATAAAAAACTTAACTAGTAATAATGATAAACTTGTTACTATTCTAGATAACACAGAAAGTGATACCTATGTAATTGAAAATGTTGGTTCTAAGTTATACCTAGTTACAAACCTAAATGCTCCTAATCAAAAAATTGTAACGGTTGATGCATCTAATCCAACACCAGAAAACTGGAAAGATTTTATTCCTGAAACAGAAAATGTACTAAGCCCAAATACAGGTGGAGGTTACTTTTTTGCAGAATATATGGTAGATGCAGTATCCAAAGTATTACAATACGATTATGAAGGAAAATTAGTAAGAGATGTAGAATTACCAGGAGTGGGAAGTATTGGTGGTTTTGGAGCGAAAAAAGAAGATAAAGAATTATACTATTCTTTTACTAATTATAAAACTCCAGGAAGCATTTATAAATATGATATTGCAAATGGAACTTCAGAACTATATCGCAAACCCAAAATAGATTTTAATCCTGAAGATTACGAAAGCAAGCAAGTTTTCTATAACTCTAAAGATGGTACTAAAATTCCAATGATCATTACACATAAAAAAGGAATAGAACTAACAGGTAAAAATCCAACTATCTTATATGCATATGGAGGATTTAATGTTAGTCTAACTCCTTCTTTTAGTATTACGAATGCGGTATGGATGGAACAAGGTGGAGTTTATGCAGTTCCTAACCTAAGAGGTGGTGGAGAATATGGAAAAAAATGGCATGATGCAGGAACAAAAATGCAAAAGCAAAATGTATTTGATGATTTTATTGCAGCTGCAGAATATTTAATAGAAAATAAATATACATCAAGCGAATATCTAGCCATAAGAGGAGGATCTAACGGAGGGTTATTAGTAGGAGCTACCATGACGCAGCGACCTGATTTAATGAAAGTAGCTTTACCTGCTGTTGGTGTAATGGATATGCTACGTTATCACACCTTTACTGCTGGTGCAGGATGGGCATATGATTACGGAACTGCGGAAGATGACAAACAGATGTTCGAATATCTAAAAGGATATTCTCCAGTACACAATGTAAAAGAAGGAGTATCATATCCTGCAACATTAGTAACTACAGGAGATCATGATGATCGTGTAGTACCTGCACACTCATTTAAATTTGCCGCAGAATTACAATCAAAACAAAAAGGTACTAACCCAACTTTGATACGGATCGAAACAAACGCAGGTCACGGAGCTGGTACGCCGGTTGCCAAAACAATAGAGCAATATGCTGATATTTTTAGCTTTACGCTATACAATATGGGATATGAAGTTTTACCAGAGCAAGTAAGTGACAATGTAAAAGGATAA
- the alr gene encoding alanine racemase: MSKLKETILEINLTHLTHNYTYLKSKLDSKVKLLAVVKAAGYGSDSVTIAKHLEKIGADYFAVAYVSEGITLRKAGIKTPILVLHPQPINFSSLIKYNLEPSLYSPRILREFISIAEAKNQNDYPVHIKFNTGLNRLGLWENDVDYIINHLKKTKSIKVKSLFSHLAASEDHNEKEFTIRQINLFKKITSQMIDQLGYKSILHQCNTSGVLNYPEAHFDMVRTGIGLFGYGNDANYDTHLKPIASLKSVISQIHTLEPGETLGYNRAFVSDGYTKTATIPIGHADGIGRQYGNKNGFFIVNGKKAFILGNVCMDMIMIDITDIDCKEGDEVIIFDNTSSAAIIAESAGTISYELLTAISPRVKRVIIGNN; this comes from the coding sequence ATGAGTAAACTAAAAGAAACCATTCTTGAAATTAATTTGACTCATCTTACTCATAATTATACATACTTAAAAAGTAAGCTTGATTCAAAAGTTAAGTTGTTAGCTGTAGTAAAAGCTGCAGGATATGGAAGTGATTCTGTAACGATAGCAAAACATCTAGAAAAAATAGGTGCTGATTATTTTGCTGTTGCTTATGTATCAGAAGGAATTACATTGCGAAAAGCTGGTATAAAAACACCAATATTAGTATTGCATCCGCAACCGATAAATTTTTCTTCGCTAATTAAATACAATTTAGAACCCAGTCTCTACAGTCCTAGAATTTTAAGAGAATTTATTTCAATCGCAGAAGCAAAAAATCAAAACGATTATCCTGTACATATTAAGTTTAATACAGGTTTAAATCGATTAGGTCTTTGGGAAAACGATGTGGATTATATAATTAATCACTTAAAAAAAACAAAATCAATTAAAGTAAAATCGCTATTCTCTCACCTTGCAGCCAGTGAAGATCATAATGAAAAGGAGTTTACAATACGTCAAATTAACTTATTTAAGAAAATAACTTCTCAAATGATTGATCAATTAGGATACAAATCTATACTTCATCAATGCAATACATCAGGAGTTCTAAACTATCCAGAAGCACATTTTGATATGGTCCGCACCGGAATAGGATTATTTGGCTATGGAAATGACGCTAACTATGACACCCATTTAAAACCCATAGCATCGCTTAAATCAGTTATTTCTCAAATTCATACACTAGAACCTGGAGAAACCTTAGGTTATAATAGAGCTTTTGTTTCTGATGGATATACCAAAACAGCAACCATCCCTATTGGTCACGCCGATGGTATCGGAAGACAATATGGAAATAAAAATGGTTTCTTTATTGTAAACGGAAAAAAAGCTTTTATCCTTGGAAATGTCTGTATGGATATGATAATGATTGATATCACAGATATTGATTGTAAAGAAGGAGACGAAGTGATTATATTCGATAACACCTCTTCTGCTGCAATAATAGCTGAAAGCGCAGGAACAATTTCTTATGAACTCCTTACAGCTATTTCTCCAAGAGTAAAACGTGTTATTATCGGTAATAATTGA
- the mscL gene encoding large conductance mechanosensitive channel protein MscL — MLKEFKEFIMTGNVVEFAVAVIMATAIGGVVKGFVSNIVMPVVGYFSGGMDFSSKKIILQEAVVDATGAITTAENAITYGAWINTIINLIIVGFVMFMIVKAYNKTKKPVEEAPAEPAGPTQEELLAEIRDLLKK; from the coding sequence ATGCTTAAAGAATTTAAGGAATTTATAATGACTGGTAATGTCGTTGAATTTGCTGTTGCTGTAATTATGGCAACTGCTATTGGAGGCGTTGTCAAAGGTTTTGTATCCAATATTGTAATGCCTGTCGTAGGTTATTTCTCTGGTGGAATGGATTTTAGCAGTAAAAAAATTATTCTTCAAGAAGCAGTTGTAGATGCTACAGGAGCAATAACAACCGCTGAAAATGCAATTACGTATGGAGCTTGGATTAACACCATTATTAATTTAATTATCGTTGGATTCGTAATGTTTATGATTGTAAAAGCATATAACAAAACTAAAAAGCCTGTCGAGGAAGCTCCTGCTGAACCAGCTGGACCAACTCAAGAAGAATTATTAGCTGAAATAAGAGATCTACTTAAAAAATAA
- a CDS encoding ABC transporter ATP-binding protein, which yields MLTVKNVSFAYNTIPVLKNINFTIEKGKHVALIGASGCGKSTLLKIIYGLLDTNQGTLFWDDQEILGPAYNLVPGQENMKFLSQGFELQAYRTVSENIGQYLSNFEPELKIGRVNELLEIVEMLPFADAKVENLSGGQKQRVALAKALAKRPELLLLDEPFGNIDNFRRSSLRRNLFTYLKRNKITSITATHDKTDILSFAEETIVIHNGEVISKGNTKSIYNNPENYYIASLFGEVNQLQINAFLPDFNNDQTILLYPHELQIVENSDIKVRVKKSYFNGNHYLIEAIFNNKIIFIEHPYAIENSKEVAIHVSEKTLTSRIKNI from the coding sequence ATGCTTACAGTTAAAAATGTTTCCTTTGCCTATAATACCATTCCGGTTTTAAAAAATATCAATTTTACTATTGAAAAGGGAAAACACGTGGCACTTATTGGAGCAAGTGGTTGCGGAAAGAGCACCTTGTTAAAAATAATTTATGGGCTCTTAGACACAAACCAAGGAACGTTATTCTGGGATGATCAAGAAATACTGGGGCCAGCTTATAATTTGGTTCCGGGACAAGAAAATATGAAATTCTTATCTCAAGGCTTCGAACTACAAGCATATAGAACAGTTTCTGAAAATATAGGACAATATCTATCCAATTTTGAACCTGAATTAAAAATTGGTCGTGTTAATGAGCTTTTAGAAATAGTAGAAATGTTACCATTTGCGGATGCCAAGGTTGAAAACTTAAGTGGTGGTCAAAAACAACGTGTAGCATTGGCAAAAGCATTAGCTAAAAGACCTGAATTATTACTATTAGATGAACCTTTTGGTAATATTGATAACTTCAGACGTAGTTCCTTAAGAAGAAATCTTTTTACGTATCTAAAAAGAAATAAGATCACTAGTATCACTGCTACTCACGATAAAACTGATATACTTTCTTTTGCCGAAGAAACAATTGTAATCCACAATGGAGAAGTTATCAGTAAAGGGAATACAAAAAGCATTTATAATAATCCAGAAAACTATTACATTGCATCACTTTTTGGCGAAGTAAATCAATTACAGATCAATGCTTTTTTACCAGATTTTAATAACGATCAAACAATCCTATTATATCCTCACGAATTACAAATCGTCGAGAACTCTGATATAAAAGTCAGAGTAAAAAAGTCCTATTTTAATGGAAATCATTATCTAATTGAAGCTATTTTTAATAATAAAATTATTTTTATTGAACACCCATACGCAATAGAAAATTCTAAAGAAGTAGCGATACATGTTTCTGAAAAAACACTTACTTCTAGAATAAAAAATATTTAG
- a CDS encoding DoxX family membrane protein, whose amino-acid sequence MNTKIILALRILLGVLLIVFGSNKFIGFLPDFEFANPEAGILFGALANSYILKTVGLIEIIVGLLLVSNKAVPFALVLMAPISVNIILFHATLDPANIGPGAFVFLANAFLIYKNWNTFKCLFQ is encoded by the coding sequence ATGAATACTAAAATAATTTTAGCCTTAAGAATCCTATTAGGAGTCTTATTAATAGTTTTCGGAAGCAATAAGTTCATAGGATTTTTACCCGATTTTGAATTTGCAAATCCAGAAGCAGGAATTCTATTTGGAGCTCTTGCAAATAGTTACATTTTAAAAACAGTTGGTCTTATTGAAATAATCGTTGGATTGTTATTAGTAAGTAATAAAGCTGTGCCATTTGCACTAGTATTGATGGCTCCTATTTCTGTCAATATTATACTATTTCATGCAACCCTTGATCCTGCAAATATAGGTCCTGGAGCATTTGTTTTTCTTGCAAATGCCTTCTTGATTTATAAAAACTGGAATACTTTTAAATGTCTATTCCAATAA
- a CDS encoding M14 family zinc carboxypeptidase has protein sequence MKITQLLTLSFLIYLFSISPIAGQDYFFKDKAPFNSEIPTPEEFLGYPIGEQHTRHDQIVAYLTTLAEISDRATIESYGKSHENRKLVILTISKPENIGSLPSIKKQHLAFTDALANPTNYNDIPIFIQLGYNVHGNEPSGAEAAMLTAYTLVASNSSEVKKYLDNAIVFIDPTINPDGRDRHTQWANQFKGSPLVSDKYDAEHNEGWPRGRTNHYWFDLNRDWLLAINPESRGKLKWYHEWYPNVVTDFHEMGTNSTYFFEPMKPIGSLDPIMPKENYEDLNNLFAPYFSKALDNIGSFYFTKEAFDGTYPGYGSSYPDLQGALALLFEQASSRGHLQDTDYGTISFPFTIRNQYVSSIATIKAAVENKATLRKYQQDFFKSSESGVAKNNFAGYEFGDAYDTNRNKAFIDKLLLHKIKVYKKGNKYVVPVKQAQKRMVQTVFETYNKYRDSVFYDASAWSVANFYNMKYKGLKSIDLGQEIRSTKEIGAVSKVSKSDYAYIMDWDDYNAPAALYYMQSKGLLVASAFKPFSIVTSEGNKSFNYGSILVPVSKQKKDIDEVFAIVKTAQEKFSVPIFSTNTGFSSSGIDLGSGNFRKLETPKALLLIGEGVNSYEAGEVWHLLDTRVHMPITKLRMNRFNSIPLKEYNTLVMVSGRYYQLDSLQQKRIKEWVSHGNTLITIANASKWAIDKKIVKEQLTKKEKDTSGNKIVKRLPYVDAGENIGREQVGGAIFEVDLDTTHPLGFGYRDNSLPVYKNNEVFISPSKNPYATVAKYTKNAHIDGYISIDNYEHYLKPSASLVVSAIGSGRVVLFADNPNFRGSWYGTNRLFMNALFLGKHMYVPRVRE, from the coding sequence ATGAAGATCACACAACTTCTCACACTCTCTTTCCTAATCTATTTGTTCTCTATTTCGCCTATTGCAGGACAAGATTATTTTTTTAAGGATAAGGCTCCTTTTAATTCTGAAATACCGACACCAGAAGAATTTCTTGGATATCCTATTGGAGAACAACACACACGTCATGATCAAATTGTAGCATACTTAACTACGTTGGCTGAAATATCCGATAGAGCTACTATAGAGAGCTATGGAAAATCTCATGAAAATAGAAAATTAGTAATACTTACTATTTCTAAGCCAGAAAACATTGGTAGTTTACCAAGTATAAAAAAACAACATCTTGCATTTACTGATGCTTTGGCTAACCCAACGAATTATAACGACATACCTATTTTTATTCAACTAGGTTATAATGTTCATGGAAATGAGCCTTCTGGTGCTGAAGCAGCTATGCTAACTGCTTATACGTTAGTTGCATCTAATAGTTCCGAAGTAAAAAAATATTTAGATAATGCAATTGTATTTATTGATCCTACGATTAATCCAGATGGTAGAGATAGACATACGCAATGGGCAAATCAATTTAAAGGAAGTCCGTTGGTTAGTGACAAATATGATGCAGAACATAATGAAGGATGGCCTCGTGGGAGAACTAATCATTATTGGTTTGATCTTAATAGAGACTGGTTATTAGCTATTAATCCTGAGAGTAGAGGAAAATTAAAATGGTATCACGAATGGTATCCTAATGTGGTTACTGATTTTCATGAAATGGGAACAAATAGCACATACTTTTTTGAGCCAATGAAACCTATTGGTTCTTTAGATCCTATAATGCCAAAAGAGAATTATGAAGATTTAAACAATTTGTTTGCTCCTTATTTTTCGAAAGCATTGGATAATATAGGATCTTTTTATTTTACAAAAGAAGCATTTGACGGGACATATCCAGGTTACGGGTCGTCATATCCGGATCTTCAAGGAGCACTTGCATTATTGTTTGAGCAAGCTAGTTCTCGAGGGCATTTACAAGATACTGATTACGGAACAATCTCCTTTCCCTTTACAATTCGTAATCAATATGTTTCTAGTATTGCTACAATTAAAGCTGCAGTAGAAAACAAAGCTACGTTACGAAAATATCAGCAGGACTTTTTTAAATCATCGGAATCTGGGGTTGCTAAAAATAATTTTGCTGGTTATGAATTTGGAGATGCATATGATACTAATAGAAATAAAGCATTTATAGATAAATTATTACTACATAAAATAAAGGTTTATAAAAAGGGGAATAAATATGTAGTTCCTGTAAAACAAGCACAAAAAAGAATGGTTCAGACAGTATTTGAAACATACAACAAATATCGAGATAGTGTTTTTTATGATGCTTCTGCTTGGAGTGTAGCCAATTTTTATAATATGAAATATAAAGGATTAAAATCTATTGATTTAGGGCAAGAAATAAGATCCACAAAAGAGATAGGGGCTGTTTCTAAAGTGTCTAAATCGGATTATGCATATATTATGGATTGGGATGATTATAATGCACCTGCTGCATTGTATTACATGCAATCAAAAGGATTGTTAGTTGCTTCCGCATTTAAACCGTTTAGTATTGTTACTTCAGAAGGAAATAAAAGCTTTAATTATGGAAGTATTTTAGTTCCGGTAAGTAAGCAGAAAAAAGATATCGATGAGGTATTTGCTATTGTAAAAACAGCCCAAGAAAAATTTAGCGTACCCATTTTTAGTACCAATACAGGATTTAGTTCATCGGGAATTGACTTGGGGAGTGGTAATTTTAGAAAATTAGAAACACCTAAAGCATTGTTGTTAATTGGAGAAGGTGTAAATTCTTATGAGGCAGGAGAAGTATGGCATTTGTTAGACACCAGAGTTCATATGCCAATAACTAAATTAAGGATGAATAGGTTTAATAGTATTCCATTAAAAGAATATAATACGTTAGTTATGGTATCCGGAAGATATTATCAATTGGATTCTCTACAACAAAAAAGAATAAAAGAATGGGTTTCTCACGGAAATACACTGATAACTATTGCAAATGCTTCTAAATGGGCTATTGATAAAAAAATCGTTAAAGAACAATTAACCAAAAAAGAAAAAGATACTTCTGGGAATAAAATTGTAAAACGATTACCATATGTAGATGCTGGAGAAAATATTGGACGAGAACAAGTAGGAGGCGCTATTTTTGAGGTGGATCTTGATACTACTCATCCATTAGGTTTTGGATATAGAGACAATTCATTACCTGTATATAAAAATAATGAAGTATTTATTTCGCCAAGTAAGAATCCGTATGCTACAGTGGCAAAATACACCAAAAATGCCCATATTGATGGGTATATATCGATTGATAATTATGAGCATTATCTAAAACCCTCTGCTTCACTTGTTGTTAGTGCAATAGGAAGTGGTCGAGTTGTTTTATTTGCAGATAACCCTAATTTTAGAGGTTCTTGGTATGGTACTAATCGTTTATTTATGAACGCTTTGTTTTTAGGAAAACATATGTATGTACCAAGAGTAAGAGAATAG